In the genome of Streptomyces sp. P3, the window ACGAGTCGCTCAGGGCGGTGCACCGGGCACTGGACGAGGGCTCGTCCCTGCTGGACACCGCCGACATGTACGGCCCGTTCACCAACGAGCTGTTACTGGGGCGGGCGTTGAAGGAGCGGCGCGAGGACGCGTTCGTGTCGACGAAGGTCGGTCTGCTCGTCGGCGAACAGCACATCGTGGCCAACGGCCGCCCGGGGTATGTGAAACGGGCGTGCGACGCCTCCCTGCGGCGGCTGCAGACGGACGTCATCGACCTCTACCAGCTGCACCGGGCCGATCCCGAGGTGCCGATCGAGGAGACGTGGGGCGCGATGGCCGAGCTCGTCGGGGCGGGCAAGGTGCGGGCGTTGGGACTGTGTGCGGTGGGCGCGCGGGGCGGCCGGCGATCGAGCGGGCACCTGTACGACGGAACGATTCGGCAGCTGCGGCGCCTTCAGCAGGTCTTCCCGGTGAGCACGGTCGAGGCGGAGTTGTCGGTGTGGTCGCCGGAGGCGCTGGACGGCCTGCTGCCGTGGTGCGAGGCGCGCGGCGTCGGCTTCCTTGCCGCGATGCCGCTCGGCAACGGCTTCCTCACCGGCAGGCTGACCCCCGGGCAGGGATTCGAACCGGACGACATGCGTGCCCGGCATCCGCGGTTCACCGCCGAGATGATGGCCTCGAACCAGCCGATCGTCGTCGGTCTGCGCCGGGTCGCCGCCCGGCACGGCGACTCCGTGACGGCCGCGCAGGCCGCCCTGGCCTGGGTACTGGCGCAGGGCCGGCACGTGGTGCCGGTGCCGGGCGCCAAGCGGGAGCGGTGGGTGTCGGAGAACGCGCGCGCGTCCCGTCTGCGTCTGACGCCGCAGGATCTGGCCGAACTGGCGCATCTGCCGGGGGCGCAGGGATCGTGGGAGTGAGCGCCCCTGCCGGGCGCCGGAGCGGGGGGACGAGCACCGCTTTCGGGTCGACCCGGCGCCGAACGGGAACCCGGGAGGCGCCGGCGGCGTAAGACAGGTGAAGGCCGCCGAAGGAACCCGCGTGTCGAAGGGACCATGATCGTGCGACGTCGAGCTGTGTCGGCCGTGTTGGCCACGGGCGCTCTGCTGGTGACGGCCGGCTGCTCGTCCGGCGCCGGAGGGGCGCCCGGTGCTTCCGCCAGCGCGCCCCCGGGGAGTACGGCCGCGCGGACCTCCCCGGCCGCCGAGAGCACCCCGCCCGCGAAGGGCACCGTCGAAGTGGTGCGCACGGTCACCGAGGGGCTGAACACCCCCTGGGGTCTCGCTCCCCTCCCCGAGGGCGGCCTGCTGGTCGGCTCGCGCGACGAGGGCACGATCACGCGGGTGGACGAGAAGACGGGCGGGAAGACGGAGCTGGGCGAGGTGCCGGGCGTCTCCGCGGGCGGCGAGGGCGGCCTGCTGGGCCTCGCCCTCTCGCCCGACTACGCCTCCGACCACATGGTCTACGCGTACTTCACCTCGGCCTCCGACAACCGCGTCGTCCGCATGCTCTACGACGCGAAGCGACCCGCCGGCGATCAGCTGGGGGCGCCCGACACGATCTTCAAGGGCATCCCCAAGGGCATGATCCACAACGGCGGCCGGATCGCCTTCGGGCCCGACCGGCAGCTGTACGTCGGCACCGGCGAGAACGGCGACCGGGGTCTGGCGCAGGACAAGAAGTCCCTCGGCGGCAAGATCCTGCGGCTGACCCCGGAGGGCGAGCCGGCCCCGGGCAACCCCTTCCCGGACTCCCCGGTGTACTCGTACGGCCACCGCAACGTGCAGGGGCTGGCCTGGGATGCCAGGCAGCGCCTGTTCGCGTCGGAGTTCGGCCAGAACACCTGGGACGAGCTGAACGCGATCGAACCCGGCGCCGACTACGGCTGGCCGGCGGCCGAGGGCACGTCCAAGGAGGCGAAGTACCACAACCCCACGGCTCAGTGGCACACCGACGAGGCGTCTCCGAGCGGCATCGCCTACGCCGCGGGCTCGATCTGGATGGCGGGTCTGCGGGGACAGCGGCTGTGGCGCGTCCCGCTGAAGGGCACGGCCGTCTCGGCGGATCCGCAGGCCTTCCTCAGGGGCGACTACGGCCGGCTGCGCACGGTGGTGGCGGCGGGCGGAGACAAGCTGTGGGTCACCACCAGCGCCACGGACGGCCGCGGCGACCCGAAGAAGGGGGACGACCGGATCCTGGAGCTGCGGGTGACCTGACCGACGCCGTCACCTCTCCCCCGCCGCGGACCTCTCCCGCCGCGGACCACTATCGCGTCGGCGTCGCCCCCCTCTCGGGCCTCCTACGCCGGTGCCTCCCCCGGCGGAGCGTCCCTCGTCGGCTCCGGTTCGGCCGCCCGGACCACGACCTTTCCGGAGGCGAGGTCTATCGGCCCGCGCCCGGGATCGGCGTCGCCGACGTCCTCCCGGGTCAGCTCCAGCCGGTTCTGCTCGTCCCGGGTGTGCTTGCGGCCCGGTGAGAAGAGTTCCTCGAAGGCGTTGAACATCGTTCTCCTCTGCCGGGTCACGGTCGGCTTGTCCTATTATCGCGCGATCAGGCCGTCCCCGGCCGTCGGCGGGAACAGTCCCAGGCGATGTGCCACCGCTGCCGCCTCTCCCCGGCCCGAGACGTCGAGCTTCGACAGGATGTTCGAGACGTGCACGCTGGCCGTCTTCGGGGAGATGAACAGCTCCTCGGCGATCTGCCGGTTGGTGCGGCCGGCGGAGACCAGACGCAGCACGTCGCGTTCGCGGCTGGTGAGGCCGAGTGGGGCGAGCGGGTCCGCAGGGTCGGCCGGCGTGCCCGGGGCCGTGGTCCGGGGCAGCCGGGCGCGCCGGCCGAGCAGGGCGACGGCGTCGGCGAGGGGGCGGGCCCCGAGGTGGGCGGCGACCGCGTGCGCGAGGCGCAGGAGTTCGGCGGCCCGGTCGCGTGCGGCGTCCCCGCCGACGGCGAGCAGGGCCTCGGCCAGGCGGTGCCGGGCGCGCGCGAGGTCGTAGGGGCGTTCCAGGCACTCGAGGGCGGCGACGACCTCGGACCAGTCGTCCGGGTCGTCACGGCCCTCGGCGCGGGCGAGTTCGGCGTGCAGCCACAGTGCGTGCGCCTGCCAGACGGGAGCGATGGCGACGAGCTTCTTCGCCGCCCGGCGGATCCGGTCCGGCAGCCCGGCGTCGGTCCCGGCCGCCGCGTCGACCGCCGGGACCGCGTCGACCGCGGAGACCGCGGTGAGCAGCAGGGGCCAGGCGTAGCGCTGGGCGCCGGGCGGGAATCCGACCTCCAGGGCGTGTTCGAGGTGGGAGCGGGCGTCGGCGGGACGGTCCTCGGCCACGGCGAGGGCGATGGCCAGGCGGGCGAGCGGGAGATGCTGCTGCGGCATGCGTTCACTGGAGCCGGCATAGCGCTGTGCGGCGTCCAGTCGGCGGCCCGCCTCGGCGAGATCGCCGCGGGCCAGGGCGAGTTCGGCGCGCAGCGTGGCGTGCACGCCCTTGACGCCCACGCCCCGGGCGATGCGTCCCGCCTCGGCGCTCGCGCGGTCCGCCTCGTCCCAACGCCCCAGCGACAGCAGGGACTCGGCGAGGTTGCCGTGGACCCACGCCTCGGTGTCGGGCAGTCCCTGCCGTTGGGCGTAGAGCAGTCCCTCCGCCATGATCGCGACGGCTTCCCGGGAACGTCCGACCGCCTCCAGCTCGGAGGGGAGGTTCACATAGGCGTCGAGCGCGACGGTGGGGATGTCCTCGGCGAGCGCCCGGTCCTTGACCTCGGACAGTTCGGTGAGGCCGGTCTCGATGTGCCCGGCGTCGACCATGAGGATGCCCAGGATCTGGCGGGCCTTGAGCTCGGTCTCGCGGGCGCCGACCATCCGGGCGTACTCCACCGCCTGCTCGGCGGCCCGGTAGGCGTCCGGTCCCGGCACGTGGAGCGCGGACCAGCCGGCGGCGTGGGCGAGCACCTCGGCGTGCACCTCGCTGGGCGGCAGACCGCGCATCAGCTCCTGCGCCCTGGCCAGTTCCTCACGGCCGCTGCCCCGGCCCAGGGCGCGCACCAGACGGGAGCGCTGCACCCAGAACCAGGCGGCGCGCCGGGGGTCGCCCGCTCCGTCGTCCAGCAGCCGCAGCGCGCGCTTGGCGATCTTCAGAGCGCGCTCGCGTTCCCCGCAGTAGCGGCCCGCGACGGTGGCCTCAGCCAGGAGGTCGAGGTAGCGCAGCGGGGTGGTGGCGGGGGCAGGGCCGCCGCCGGGCACCCCTTCGGGCCGTTCGGGCGGGCAGGAGGGATACACCTCGGTGTGGTCGACGGGACGCAGCGCGGCCCGCACCTCCTCCGGTGCGGCCTCCCACAGCTCCATCGCCCGCTCCAGAAGCCGTAGTTGCTCGCTGTAGGCGCGCCGGGAGCGGGCTTCGACGGAGGCGTCGAGGACGGCGGGCAGGGCCTTGGCCGGATCGTGGGCGTGGTACCAGTAGCTGGCCAGCCGCATGACGCGCTCGTCGGCGGGGACGAGCGTCGGGTCGGCCTGCAGGGCCTCGGCGTAGCGGCGGTTGAGGCGGGAGCGTTCCCCGGGCAGGAGGTCGTCGCTCACCGCCTCGCGCACCAGGGAGTGGCGGAAGCGGTAGCCGTCCCCGCCGGGCGCCGCGAGCAGCAGATGGGCGTTGACAGCGGCGCGCAGGGCCTCGATCAGATCGTCCTCGGCGAGCCGGGCGACGGCGTCCAGCAGGCGGTACTCGACGGTGGAGCCGCCTTCGGCGACGATCCGGGCGACGTTCTGGGCGCTGTCGGGCAGTGCCTCGACGCGGACGAGGAGCAGGTCGCGCAGGGAGTCGGTGAGGCCGGTGCGGCAGCCCTCGTGGGCGGCGACGGCGAGTTCCTCGACGAAGAAGGCGTTGCCGTCGGAGCGTTCGAAGATGGCGTCGACCTGCTCGGGGTCGGGTTCGCGGGCCAGGATGCCGGCGATCTGGCGCCCGACCTCGTCCCGGGTGAAGCGGGCGAGTTCGAGACGCCGAACGGTGCGCAGCCGGTCGAGTTCGGCGAGCAGGGGGCGCAGCGGGTGACGGCGGTGGATGTCGTCCGCGCGGTAGGTGGCGAGGACGACGAGGCGGCCGCTGCGCAGGGTGCGCAACAGGTAGGACAGCAGGTGGCGGGTGGAGGCGTCGGCCCAGTGGAGGTCCTCCAGGGCGAGGACGACCGTGCGGTCGGCGGCGAGGCGTTCCAGGAGGCGTGCGACGAGCTCGAAGAGCCGGGCCGTGCCCTCCTCGTCGTGGCGTCCGGCGGTGGCCTCCCCGCACTCCGGCAGCAGCCGGGCGAGTTCGTCCTCCTGTCCGGCGACGGCGGCCGCGAACTCGTCCGGCAGGGCGCGGCGCAGGGCCCGCAGGGCGGTGGAGAACGGGGCGAAGGGCAGTCCGTACGCGCCCATCTCGACGCAGCCGCCGACCGCGACGACGGCGCCCCCGCGGCCGGCTGTCGCGGCGAACTCCTCGACGAGCCTGGTCTTGCCGACCCCGGCCTCGCCGCCGACGAGCAACGCCTGGGGCTCTCCCGCGGCGGCGCGGGAGAGCGCGTCGTGCAGGATGTCCAGCTCGTCGGAACGGCCGACGAAGACGGGGCTGACGGACCTGGTCTCCACGGGGGCGAGCATCGCACGCGGGCACGAGGGGGGCCCAGCGGTTATCGCCGGGCCCCCGGTGCGCGGGGACCGAGGTGTTCCCCCGGCGGGTGTGCCCCCGGTGGGCGGGCGGCCGACCTCCGTGCGGCCGCCCGCCACCGGCGCGGCGGTCACGCCGTCCGGGGGAACCGGAGCCGGCGCGTACGGTGGCTATGGGACTCCGACTCGGCGCCCCCGTCCGCGCGTTCGGCGGCGGCGCGGCGGGCCGCGCGAGCGCCTCGGGCGGCGGTGCGGGCGAGCCCCTCGTCGGCGGCCCGACGGCGCAGTTCGGCGGAACGGGCCTGGTGGAGCTCGTACTCGTACATGGTGTGCATCCCCTGGGAGATCGGTTTCGGCTTCGCTTGTCCGCGATGCCTCGACCTTCGTCTCCCAGGGGGGTCCGCCGCATCGGGAGAGTTCCGCATCTTCGGCGGGCGGCGGGGCCTTAGACGCGCCCGAGGGGCCTCAGAGCCGGCCGTAAGGTGCTTACGGCCGTCCTGAGACCCCTCGTGGTCTGCGGGAACTCAGCTCCCGGGCAGGGCGAGCAGCGCGTCGGTGTACTTGAGCACGGCCAGCAGCAGACCGATCACGCCGAGCGTCACGCCCGCCCAGGAGACCGACTTGATCCAGGCCGCCTGCGGCCGGTCCGGGCTGCCGAAGGCCGGGCGGGCCAGCACGACGACGCCGACGACCAGCGCGGTGAGCGCGAACAGGCCGGCGCACAGGGCGGTGATCTGCCAGGGATCGCCGTAGCTCTCCTTGAGCTGAACGGCGATGCTCGGGGTCCCGCTCGCCGAGTTCTCCATCTGACCGAGAATGGATTCGCGTTGGGCGGCGATCGTGCCGACCCAGCTGCCGGTCAGCGACACGAAGCCGAGGACCGCGGAGACGACCGCGCCCGCGCCCTGCCCCACGCCGACGGACTCCTCCCCGAGCCCGTCCAAGTCGTCTTCGGCCCGCGCTTCCCGCACGCCGCTCTCCCGGGAGTCCGCGAGCTCCCCGGAGTCCTCGGGCTCGGTCTCCGTCGCCGCCCGGTCGTCGGCGTCGGTCCTGGTGACGTCCACCTTCTCCTCGTCGCTCGTGGCCCCGGCGCCGGATTCGGCCCCGGCCTGGTCAGCAGTCTTGGTTCCCATACCTCGCACCGTACGGACGCTCTCTGAGAGGTCCCTTAATGATCGTTGTGAGCGGCGGCCGCGCGAGCGTCGCGCCACTCCTGGGCCAGCACGGACCACACCTCGAGGTCGTGCCGCTCCCCACGATAGGGGTGGGCCTGGCGGCGGACGCCGTCGCGGGTCATGCCGAGCCGCCGGGCGACGTTCAGACTGGCCGTGTTGCCGGCGGAGGCGATCCACTCGACCCGCTGGATCCCGCGCTGCTCCACCGCGTGGTCGATCAGGACCCGCACGGCCCGGGTGATCAGCCCTCGTCCGGTGGCGGCGGGCTCCAGCCAGCAGCCGACCTCGCAGTTACCGCTCCCGGCGTCGAAGTTCAGCAGGAGCGCACCGCCCACCAGGCGGCCGTCCAGCCACAGGCCGTGCAGCGAGCCGGTGTCGGCGGCGCGCATGTCGGCGTATCTCTGCAGCGTCACCCGCGCGGTCGCCACGTCGACGGCCTTCGTGCCGAAGGGGGCGTAGCGGTTGATGAAGTCCCGGCCGCGCTGCAGGTGTGTCAGGAACTCCTCGGCGTGCCAGGGCTCCAGGGGGCGCAACTCGGCTCCGTCACCCAGCGATATCGCGTACATCCGGCCGCGGCTCCCTCTCCAGTTCCTCCATCGCCCCGGGGAGCTTCTCATGGGCGGCCCGGCACTCGGGCGGTTCGATGCTGATCCGCGGCAGGCGCCGGTCGAGCGCGCGGGGCAACCACCAGTTGGCGCCGCCGAGCAGGTGCATGAGGGCGGGGACGAGGAGGGCACGCAGGACGAAGGCGTCGAGGGCGACGGCGGCGGCGAGCGCGATGCCGAACATGGCGATCACCCGGTCGCCGCTGAGCACGAAGGCGAGGAAGACCGAGATCATGATGACGGCGGCCGAGTTGATGACCCGGCTGGTCTCGGCGAGGCCGATACGGACCGCGCGCCGGTTGTCGCCGGTCTCCAGCCACTCCTCGTACATCCGGCCGACCAGGAAGACCTGGTAGTCCATGGAGAGCCCGAACAGCACCGAGACCATGATCACGGGGAGGAAGGGTTCGATGGGACCGGCGCGGCCGAGTCCCAGCAGGTCGCTGCCCCAGCCCCACTGGAAGACGGCCACCACGATCCCGAAGGCGGCGGCGACGGCGGCCACGTTCATGACGGCGGCCTTCAGCGGGATGCCCACGGACCGGAACGCCAGCAGGAGCAGCAGGCAGCCCAGTCCGACGACGACGCCCACGAAGAGCGGCAGCTTGTCGACGATGACGTCCGCGAAGTCGTCGTAGCCGGCCGTGACGCCGCCGACCTGCACGTCGAGGGAGGTGCCCGCCTCGGCGCGGGGCAGCACCTCGGTGCGCAGCCGGTCGACGAGTTCGCTGGTGCGCTGCGACTGCGGGGCCGAGTCGGGGACCACGGTGAGATACGCGGTGCGGCCGCCGGAGCCGAAGGTCACCGGTGACACCGACGCCACACCGTCCGTGGTGCGCAGGGCGGTGTCGAGGTTGTCCAGGGCGAGCCGGTCCTCGGCGCCGCCGACGCGGGTCACCAGGGTCAGCGGGCCGTTGACGCCGGGCCCGAAACCTCCCCCGCTCTCGGCCGCGCTCGAGCGCGAGGCGCCTCCGGCAAGGAGGTCGTAGGCCTGGCGGGTGGTGGCCGTTTCCGGGCCGTTGCCCTGGTCGGAGGTGCCGAGGCGGAGGGAGAAGGTGGGCAGGGCGAGCACGCCGATGACGACCAGGGCGAGCGCGCCGAGGAGCTTGGGACGGCGCTCCACGAACGCCGACCAGCGCGCGGCGAGCCCGGTCGGGAGCTCCGGCTGGGGTCCGTGTTCGGTGAGGCGGCGGCGTTCACGGCGGCTGAGGGCGCGCATGCCGATGAAGGACAGCAGGGCGGGCAGCAGCGTCACGGAGGCCGCGACCGTGAGGACGACGGTGAGCGAGGCGGCGATCGCCACGCCGTTGAGGAAGCTCAGGCGCAGGACCAGCATGCCGAGCAGGGCGATGCACACGGTGGCTCCCGCGAAGACGACCGCGCGCCCGGTGGTGGTGACGGCGTTCGCGGCGGCCTCGGGGACCGGCAGCCCGCGTTTCAGCCCGCGCCGGTGTCGGGTCACGATGAACAGGGCGTAGTCGATGCCGACGCCCAGCCCGATGAGCATGCCGAGCATGGGCGCGAAGTCGGCGACGGTCATGGCGTGCCCGAGCAGCACGATCCCGGCGTAGGCGGTGCCGACGCCCACGAGGGCGGTGGCGATGGGCAGCGCCGAGGCGGCGAGCGAGCCGAAGGCGAGGAAGAGCACGACGGCGGCCACGACCACGCCGACGATCTCGGCGAGGTGCCCGCCGGAGGACTCGGTGAGCGCGATGGCGCTGCCGCCCAGTTCGACCTGGAGCCCGTCGCTCTCGGCGGCCTTGGCGGTGTCGACGACGGCCCGCGCCTCGCCCTCGTCGATGTCCTCGGCGCGGTCCTCGAAGGTGACGGTCGCGTAGGCGGTGTGCCCGTCCTTGCTGATCCGGGCCGTGCCCTGGTCTCCGTAGGGGCCGGCGACGGAGGCCACCCCGGGGAGGCCGGCGATCTTCTCCAGCGTCCGGGTCATGGTCTGTTCGACGTCCGCGGCGTCCACGGAGCCTGTCGTGGTGTGCCAGACCACGGTGTCGCTGTCGCCGCCGAGATCCGGAAAGGCCTCGGTGAGCAGCGAGGTGGCACGGCCGGACTCGGTGCCGGGGACCTCGTAGTCGTTGGAGTACGCGGAGCCGGCGACGGCGGCCGCGGTGGCGGTGCCTCCCAGGGCGATGAGCCAGAGCAGCACCACCATCAGGCGGTTGCGGACACACCAACGCGCGAGGGCTGCCACAGCTGTGCTCCCGGAGGACGAATTGTGGATCTTTGACCGGGAATCAGCCAGCAAAGAACGTATGAGCGATCTGGGATCACTCTTGCAGGTGAAAAAGATCGAATGACACGTTCGTGTGTCTTTTCACAAGAGTGGGAGACACGTCACAGGACAATAACGGCGTCCTTGTCGGGCCATGTCGGCCTCGTCACAGCGGGCCGCGCCGGTCACGACAGCGAGCCGCGTCGGTCGCCACGCCCGGCCGCGTCAGTCGGACTGGTCCCCGATCGCCATGACCATCACGCCGACGACGAGCAGCCACAGCGCGCGCCGGGTACGTCCCCGGGAGCCGAGGAACGCGGCGAGCGCGCAGACGGCGGCGCCGAGCGCGTAGGCCGACGGGACGAGAGCCGGGACGGAGCGGCCGAGGCGTATGAGGGACGCGGCGAGGCCGGCGAGGGCGAGCAGGACTCCGGCGACGGTCGCCGTCCAGCGGGCCCGCCGGGCCTCCTCGGTGCCGTACTCCTCGTCCGGGTCCTCGGTGTCGCTGTGGGCGTCGGAGTCGGTTCGTGCACTCATGGCGGGCGAGCGTAGCGCGTCCGGCCGGGAACGCGGCCAGGGGTGCACCGGCGAACCGGTGCACCCCTGGTGGCTCTCGAGGGGGATCAGCCCTCGCTGACGCCCAGCTTCTCCAGGATCAGCTCCTTGACGCGGGCCGCGTCGGCCTGACCGCGCGTGGCCTTCATCACGGCGCCGACCAGCGCGCCGGCCGCGGCGACCTTGCCGCTGCGGATCTTGTCGGCGATGCCCGGATTGCCGGCGATGGCCTCGTCGACGGCCGTGCCCAGCGCCGAGTCGTCGGAGACGACCTTCAGCCCGCGCTTGTCGACGACCTCGTCCGGGGTGCCCTCGCCCGCGAGAACGCCCTCGATGACCTGGCGGGCCAGCTTGTCGTTGAGGTCGCCCTTCGAGACGAGCTCGGCGACCCGGGCGACCTGCTGCGCGGTGATGGCCAGTTCGTCGAGCGCGACGCCCGACTCGTTGGCACTGCGCGCCAGTTCGCCCATCCACCACTTGCGGGCGGACGCCGCGTCGGCCCCGGCGTCGATGGTGGCGACGATCAGCTCCAGCGCGCCGGCGTTCAGGATCGACTGCATGTCGTTGGCGGACACGCCCCACTCGGCGACCAGCCGGTTGCGGCGGGCCAGCGGCAGCTCCGGCAGCCCGGCGCGGATCTCCTCGACCCACTCGCGGGACGGAGCGACCGGGACGAGGTCGGGCTCCGGGAAGTACCGGTAGTCCTCGGCCTCCTCCTTCACGCGGCCCGAGGTCGTGGACCCGGTGTCCTCGTGGAAGTGGCGGGTCTCCTGGACGATCGTGCCGCCGCCGTTCAGGACGGCCGCGTGCCGCTGGATCTCGAAGCGGGCCGCACGCTCCACGGACCGCAACGAGTTCACGTTCTTCGTCTCGGAGCGCGTGCCGAACTTCTCCCGGCCGTGCGGGCGCAGCGACAGGTTCACGTCGCAGCGCATCTGGCCCATCTCCATACGGGCCTCGGAGACGCCGAGCGCCTTGATGACCTCGCGCAGCTCACGCACGTAGGCCCGGGCGACCTCGGGGGCACGCTCGCCCGCGCCCTCGATCGGCTTGGTGACGATCTCGATGAGCGGGATGCCGGCCCGGTTGTAGTCCAGCAGCGAGTGGGACGCGCCGTGGATGCGGCCGGTGGCACCGCCGACGTGCGTCGACTTGCCGGTGTCCTCCTCCATGTGGGCGCGCTCGATCTGCACCCGGAAGGTCTCGCCGTCCTCCAGCTGTACGTCGAGGTAGCCGTCGAAGGCGATCGGCTCGTCGTACTGGGAGGTCTGGAAGTTCTTCGGCATGTCCGGATAGAAGTAGTTCTTCCGGGCGAAACGGCACCACTCGGCGATCTCGCAGTTCAGCGCGAGACCGATCTTGATGGCCGACTCGATGCCGATCGCGTTGACGACCGGGAGCGCGCCGGGCAGGCCGAGGCAGGTGGGACAGGTCTGCGTGTTGGCGTCCCTACCGAGCTCGGTCGAGCAGCCGCAGAACATCTTGGTCTTGGTGCCGAGTTCGACATGGACCTCGAGGCCCATGACGGGGTCGTACGACGCCAGCGCGTCCTCGTACGACACCAGGTCGGTCGTGGTGGTCACGGTGAAACTTCCCTCTCAGCCCAGCAGGACGTCGTCGTCGCCCAGCCGCTTCAGCTCGCGGTAGAGGATGGCGAGGCCGGTGACGATGGCGACGGCGGACACGGTGGCGTCGATCAGGACGAGCGTGTCCTTCTCGGCGCGGGCCTTCCTCAGCCGCTTGGCGACGCCGATCGCGCCGAAGGCGGTGCCGGCGATGGACAGGTACGTGCCGGACTTGGACTTCTTGAAGCCCTTGGCCTTGTTCAGTGCACTCACAGCGACGGAGCCTCCTCGATGAGCGGGTGACCCCACCTTTCCACGAAGGCGGCCTCGACGGCGGCGCCGACCTTGTAGAGACGGTCGTCCTTCAGCGCCGGGGCGATGATCTGCAGACCGACCGGGAGGTTGTCCTCCGGGGCGAGACCGCAGGGCAGCGACATCGCCGCGTTGCCCGCGAGGTTGGTCGGGATGGTGCACAGGTCGGCCAGGTACATCGCCATCGGGTCGTCGGCGCGCTCGCCGATCGCGAAGGCGGTGGTCGGCGTCGTGGGCGACACGATCACGTCGACCTGCTCGAAGGCCTTCTCGAAGTCCCGCGTGATGAGCGTGCGGACCTTCTGCGCCGAGCCGTAGTAGGCGTCGTAGTAGCCGCTCGACAGGGCGTACGTGCCGAGCATGATGCGGCGCTTGACCTCGGGGCCGAAGCCCGCCTCACGGGTGAGGGAGGTGACGTCCTCGGCCGAGCGGGTGCCGTCGTCGCCGGTGCGGCGGCCGTAGCGCAGGCCGTCGAAGCGGGCGAGGTTGGAGGAGCACTCGGACGGCGCGATCAGGTAGTACGCCGACAGCGCGAGGTCGAAGGACGGGCAGTCCAGCTCGACGATCTCGGCGCCCAGCTCCTTCAGCAGCGCGACGGACTCGTCGAACCGCTGGATGACGCCGGCCTGGTAGCCCTCGCCGCGGAACTGCTTGACGACGCCGACGCGCATGCCCTCGACGCTGCCGTTGCGGGCGGCCTCGACGACCGGCGGGACGGGCGCGTCGATGGACGTGGAGTCCAGCGGGTCGTGCCCGGCGATGACCTCGTGCAGCAGCGCCGCGTCCAGGACCGTGCGGGCGCAGGGGCCGCCCTGGTCGAGGGAGGACGAGAAGGCGACCATGCCGTAGCGGGAGACCGCGCCGTACGTCGGCTTCACGCCGACCGTGCCGGTGACGGCGGCCGGCTGGCGGATGGATCCGCCGGTGTCGGTGCCGATGGCGAGGGGCGCCTGAAAGGAGGCGAG includes:
- a CDS encoding aldo/keto reductase yields the protein MERRTIGAGALEVGAVGLGCMPMSWAYSGSRQRGDESLRAVHRALDEGSSLLDTADMYGPFTNELLLGRALKERREDAFVSTKVGLLVGEQHIVANGRPGYVKRACDASLRRLQTDVIDLYQLHRADPEVPIEETWGAMAELVGAGKVRALGLCAVGARGGRRSSGHLYDGTIRQLRRLQQVFPVSTVEAELSVWSPEALDGLLPWCEARGVGFLAAMPLGNGFLTGRLTPGQGFEPDDMRARHPRFTAEMMASNQPIVVGLRRVAARHGDSVTAAQAALAWVLAQGRHVVPVPGAKRERWVSENARASRLRLTPQDLAELAHLPGAQGSWE
- a CDS encoding sorbosone dehydrogenase family protein; amino-acid sequence: MIVRRRAVSAVLATGALLVTAGCSSGAGGAPGASASAPPGSTAARTSPAAESTPPAKGTVEVVRTVTEGLNTPWGLAPLPEGGLLVGSRDEGTITRVDEKTGGKTELGEVPGVSAGGEGGLLGLALSPDYASDHMVYAYFTSASDNRVVRMLYDAKRPAGDQLGAPDTIFKGIPKGMIHNGGRIAFGPDRQLYVGTGENGDRGLAQDKKSLGGKILRLTPEGEPAPGNPFPDSPVYSYGHRNVQGLAWDARQRLFASEFGQNTWDELNAIEPGADYGWPAAEGTSKEAKYHNPTAQWHTDEASPSGIAYAAGSIWMAGLRGQRLWRVPLKGTAVSADPQAFLRGDYGRLRTVVAAGGDKLWVTTSATDGRGDPKKGDDRILELRVT
- a CDS encoding DUF6191 domain-containing protein, which gives rise to MFNAFEELFSPGRKHTRDEQNRLELTREDVGDADPGRGPIDLASGKVVVRAAEPEPTRDAPPGEAPA
- a CDS encoding AAA family ATPase; its protein translation is MLAPVETRSVSPVFVGRSDELDILHDALSRAAAGEPQALLVGGEAGVGKTRLVEEFAATAGRGGAVVAVGGCVEMGAYGLPFAPFSTALRALRRALPDEFAAAVAGQEDELARLLPECGEATAGRHDEEGTARLFELVARLLERLAADRTVVLALEDLHWADASTRHLLSYLLRTLRSGRLVVLATYRADDIHRRHPLRPLLAELDRLRTVRRLELARFTRDEVGRQIAGILAREPDPEQVDAIFERSDGNAFFVEELAVAAHEGCRTGLTDSLRDLLLVRVEALPDSAQNVARIVAEGGSTVEYRLLDAVARLAEDDLIEALRAAVNAHLLLAAPGGDGYRFRHSLVREAVSDDLLPGERSRLNRRYAEALQADPTLVPADERVMRLASYWYHAHDPAKALPAVLDASVEARSRRAYSEQLRLLERAMELWEAAPEEVRAALRPVDHTEVYPSCPPERPEGVPGGGPAPATTPLRYLDLLAEATVAGRYCGERERALKIAKRALRLLDDGAGDPRRAAWFWVQRSRLVRALGRGSGREELARAQELMRGLPPSEVHAEVLAHAAGWSALHVPGPDAYRAAEQAVEYARMVGARETELKARQILGILMVDAGHIETGLTELSEVKDRALAEDIPTVALDAYVNLPSELEAVGRSREAVAIMAEGLLYAQRQGLPDTEAWVHGNLAESLLSLGRWDEADRASAEAGRIARGVGVKGVHATLRAELALARGDLAEAGRRLDAAQRYAGSSERMPQQHLPLARLAIALAVAEDRPADARSHLEHALEVGFPPGAQRYAWPLLLTAVSAVDAVPAVDAAAGTDAGLPDRIRRAAKKLVAIAPVWQAHALWLHAELARAEGRDDPDDWSEVVAALECLERPYDLARARHRLAEALLAVGGDAARDRAAELLRLAHAVAAHLGARPLADAVALLGRRARLPRTTAPGTPADPADPLAPLGLTSRERDVLRLVSAGRTNRQIAEELFISPKTASVHVSNILSKLDVSGRGEAAAVAHRLGLFPPTAGDGLIAR
- a CDS encoding GNAT family N-acetyltransferase; this encodes MYAISLGDGAELRPLEPWHAEEFLTHLQRGRDFINRYAPFGTKAVDVATARVTLQRYADMRAADTGSLHGLWLDGRLVGGALLLNFDAGSGNCEVGCWLEPAATGRGLITRAVRVLIDHAVEQRGIQRVEWIASAGNTASLNVARRLGMTRDGVRRQAHPYRGERHDLEVWSVLAQEWRDARAAAAHNDH
- a CDS encoding MMPL family transporter; the encoded protein is MAALARWCVRNRLMVVLLWLIALGGTATAAAVAGSAYSNDYEVPGTESGRATSLLTEAFPDLGGDSDTVVWHTTTGSVDAADVEQTMTRTLEKIAGLPGVASVAGPYGDQGTARISKDGHTAYATVTFEDRAEDIDEGEARAVVDTAKAAESDGLQVELGGSAIALTESSGGHLAEIVGVVVAAVVLFLAFGSLAASALPIATALVGVGTAYAGIVLLGHAMTVADFAPMLGMLIGLGVGIDYALFIVTRHRRGLKRGLPVPEAAANAVTTTGRAVVFAGATVCIALLGMLVLRLSFLNGVAIAASLTVVLTVAASVTLLPALLSFIGMRALSRRERRRLTEHGPQPELPTGLAARWSAFVERRPKLLGALALVVIGVLALPTFSLRLGTSDQGNGPETATTRQAYDLLAGGASRSSAAESGGGFGPGVNGPLTLVTRVGGAEDRLALDNLDTALRTTDGVASVSPVTFGSGGRTAYLTVVPDSAPQSQRTSELVDRLRTEVLPRAEAGTSLDVQVGGVTAGYDDFADVIVDKLPLFVGVVVGLGCLLLLLAFRSVGIPLKAAVMNVAAVAAAFGIVVAVFQWGWGSDLLGLGRAGPIEPFLPVIMVSVLFGLSMDYQVFLVGRMYEEWLETGDNRRAVRIGLAETSRVINSAAVIMISVFLAFVLSGDRVIAMFGIALAAAVALDAFVLRALLVPALMHLLGGANWWLPRALDRRLPRISIEPPECRAAHEKLPGAMEELEREPRPDVRDIAG